Proteins from a genomic interval of Choristoneura fumiferana chromosome 12, NRCan_CFum_1, whole genome shotgun sequence:
- the LOC141433658 gene encoding NUAK family SNF1-like kinase 1: MVVGENKRSNIMDGIENTGDVRLHDHRLRLKQRFDIVRKLGQGTYGKVQLGINKKTGQEVAIKTIKKCKIESEADLVRIRREVQIMSSVRHPNIVHIYEGKH; encoded by the exons ATGGTGGTCGGAGAGAACAAACGGTCCAATATCATGGACGGCATCGAGAACACCGGTGACGTCCGTCTGCACGACCACCGGCTGCGGCTCAAACAGAG ATTCGATATAGTAAGAAAATTAGGTCAAGGAACGTACGGCAAGGTGCAGTTAGGTATCAACAAGAAAACTGGTCAGGAAGTAGCCATAAAAACTATAAAGAAATGCAAGATCGAATCGGAAGCCGACCTTGTCCGGATCAGGCGCGAAGTGCAGATTATGTCTTCCGTCAGACATCCTAATATTGTACATATTTATGAAGGTAAGCATTAG